A genomic region of Dreissena polymorpha isolate Duluth1 chromosome 4, UMN_Dpol_1.0, whole genome shotgun sequence contains the following coding sequences:
- the LOC127879542 gene encoding uncharacterized protein LOC127879542 yields MTISGHKSESSIRSYARTSADQKEKMARTLAEAISGKAGQFDRDHTGNTHVPAEHNTAVPSSSVGDIDVGNIDFLELTASQENCLVSAIHTVQDIQTVPTVAPGTSTIQQQGEPKLPIGTFNHSDRRELVQQSSYRAPVYYFNSFSMTINHN; encoded by the exons ATGACTATTTCTGGACACAAGTCGGAGAGTAGTATCCGCAGCTATGCCCGAACTAGCGCAGATCAGAAGGAAAAGATGGCACGCACCCTAGCAGAAGCCATATCTG GAAAGGCTGGCCAGTTTGATCGTGATCATACGGGCAATACACATGTTCCAGCTGAGCACAACACTGCAGTACCAAGCAGCAGCGTCGGTGATATAGATGTCGGTAATATCGACTTCCTGGAGTTAACAGCGTCACAGGAAAATTGCTTAGTGAGTGCCATTCACACAGTGCAAGATATCCAGACTGTTCCCACGGTTGCTCCAGGTACATCTACAATTCAACAACAAGGTGAACCTAAGTTACCCATTGGTACCTTCAATCACAGTGACAGGCGGGAGCTTGTCCAGCAGTCTAGTTACAGGGCTCCAGTGTATTATTTCAACTCATTCTCAATGACAATTAATCACAACTAG